A genomic segment from Tuwongella immobilis encodes:
- the rsmH gene encoding 16S rRNA (cytosine(1402)-N(4))-methyltransferase RsmH — translation MKPRRPYRRPRPGNAPRSTPQGEHVPVMLAEVLSALGELNAKTVVDCTLGYAGHSSELLRRVGPTGKLVAFDFDPQNIAAAETRLSTIGHPFSLHHGNYAGLVQALAGEEIFQIDGVLADLGMSSMQVDDPQRGFSFMREGPLDMRMDPTRGKTAGELLATIPLDELTTALTELGDEPQAEKIARAIVNERKSRSFQTTTELREFILQAAPVKLEFQAAKRPVPEWQQRIRPVARVFQTLRILVNRELANLTALLRAMPGLLKPGGRIVLISFHSGEDRIIKQAFRDGQRAGVYSTISEEPIRPGHAERFSNPRSRSAKLRWAERAMA, via the coding sequence ATGAAACCGCGCCGTCCCTATCGTCGTCCGCGTCCCGGAAATGCCCCCCGAAGCACTCCGCAAGGGGAGCATGTGCCGGTGATGCTGGCGGAGGTGTTGTCCGCGCTCGGCGAGCTGAACGCAAAGACTGTGGTGGATTGCACTTTGGGCTATGCCGGCCATTCCAGCGAGCTGCTTCGCCGCGTTGGGCCAACCGGAAAACTGGTGGCCTTCGATTTCGACCCGCAGAATATCGCTGCCGCCGAGACGCGATTGTCCACAATCGGGCATCCCTTCTCGCTTCATCACGGCAATTATGCCGGGCTGGTCCAAGCCCTGGCGGGCGAAGAAATTTTTCAAATTGATGGCGTTCTCGCCGATTTGGGCATGTCCAGCATGCAGGTGGATGATCCCCAACGCGGATTTTCCTTCATGCGGGAAGGGCCGCTGGATATGCGGATGGATCCGACTCGTGGCAAGACCGCTGGCGAGTTGCTGGCGACCATTCCGCTCGACGAACTGACCACCGCGCTCACCGAATTGGGCGATGAGCCGCAAGCGGAGAAAATTGCTCGCGCGATTGTCAACGAACGCAAATCGCGGAGTTTTCAGACGACAACGGAACTGCGCGAATTCATCCTTCAGGCCGCCCCGGTGAAACTGGAATTCCAAGCCGCGAAACGACCCGTTCCCGAGTGGCAGCAGCGCATTCGACCGGTGGCGCGGGTGTTCCAGACGCTGCGGATTTTGGTCAATCGGGAATTGGCGAATCTGACGGCACTGTTGCGAGCGATGCCGGGATTGCTGAAACCGGGTGGGCGGATTGTGCTGATTAGCTTCCATTCCGGTGAGGATCGCATCATCAAGCAGGCGTTTCGGGATGGCCAGCGAGCCGGCGTCTACTCCACCATTAGCGAAGAGCCGATTCGACCCGGTCACGCCGAGCGATTCAGCAATCCCCGTTCCCGATCCGCCAAATTGCGCTGGGCCGAACGGGCCATGGCGTAA
- a CDS encoding alpha-keto acid decarboxylase family protein: MSSPQITSLAESQMGQAHSVEATSIGQYLLDRLRGLGVDQMFGIPGDYVLSFFKMVEESPVEMVVTTNELAAGYAADAYARIRGLGVACITYAVGAFSLTNAVAGAYAEQSPLVIISGSPGTREVKRNRLLHHMVGDSTTQMDVFKNITVAQALLDDPLTAFREIDRVLDACLRFKRPVYLEIPRDRVHTPPIHPHRSFHEEPVSDPDELREAVAETLEMLKKAKRPVILAGIEINRYRLADRVLKLAERHRIPISATLLSKSVFPERHPLYLGVYQAAMGRQEVTQYVENSDCLLMLGAMITDTDTGIFTHQLNPDYLVFATSEQVQIRYHHYEDILLEDFVAKLDTSELPIYEPTLPKSQNPIDQPYATVPNTVITVRRLFQKLNSILDANSVVIADPGDALFGAADLSVQDSAEFLGSAFYATLGWAVPAAIGAQKAAPSRRPIVLVGDGAFQMTGFELGTTKRFGLNPIVIVLNNKGYLTERFLLEGRFNDIPNWQYHRLPEVIGHGRGYEVFTESDLDRALESAWQNSDSFSLLNVHLAPTDHSPGLARLGENLSKRV; this comes from the coding sequence ATGTCGTCGCCTCAAATCACGTCGCTTGCCGAATCGCAGATGGGTCAAGCCCATTCGGTGGAAGCAACCAGTATCGGCCAATATTTGCTGGATCGACTTCGCGGATTAGGCGTCGATCAAATGTTCGGCATACCCGGCGATTACGTCTTATCGTTCTTCAAAATGGTCGAAGAATCGCCTGTTGAAATGGTGGTGACCACCAACGAACTGGCGGCTGGGTACGCGGCAGATGCCTACGCCCGCATTCGTGGCCTGGGCGTGGCTTGCATTACCTATGCCGTCGGGGCATTCTCGTTGACCAATGCCGTAGCGGGAGCCTACGCCGAACAATCGCCATTGGTGATTATTTCCGGCTCACCCGGAACGCGCGAAGTCAAGCGCAATCGCTTGCTGCATCATATGGTAGGCGATTCCACGACGCAAATGGATGTCTTCAAAAATATCACCGTCGCTCAGGCATTGTTGGATGATCCGTTGACCGCATTTCGGGAAATCGACCGAGTGCTGGATGCCTGCCTGCGCTTCAAACGACCGGTGTATCTGGAAATTCCCCGCGATCGCGTCCACACTCCGCCGATCCACCCGCATCGCTCGTTTCATGAAGAACCCGTCAGCGATCCGGACGAACTGCGCGAAGCGGTCGCCGAGACATTGGAGATGCTCAAAAAGGCGAAGCGGCCCGTCATTCTGGCGGGGATCGAAATTAATCGCTATCGCCTCGCGGACCGGGTACTGAAGTTGGCAGAACGGCATCGAATCCCCATTTCCGCCACGTTGCTGAGTAAATCGGTATTTCCCGAACGGCACCCGCTGTATCTGGGCGTCTATCAGGCAGCGATGGGGCGCCAGGAAGTCACGCAATACGTCGAAAATTCCGATTGTCTCCTGATGCTCGGGGCGATGATTACCGATACCGATACCGGAATTTTCACGCATCAACTGAATCCGGACTATCTCGTCTTCGCCACCAGCGAACAGGTGCAGATTCGCTACCATCATTACGAAGATATTTTGCTCGAAGACTTTGTGGCGAAACTGGATACGTCCGAACTCCCCATCTACGAACCGACCTTGCCAAAGAGTCAAAACCCGATCGATCAGCCGTATGCGACGGTGCCCAATACCGTGATTACGGTGCGACGATTGTTTCAGAAGTTGAATAGCATTCTTGATGCGAATTCGGTCGTGATTGCCGATCCGGGCGATGCCTTGTTCGGCGCCGCGGATTTGAGCGTGCAGGACAGCGCGGAGTTTCTCGGGTCGGCATTCTATGCCACACTCGGCTGGGCCGTTCCGGCGGCAATCGGCGCTCAGAAAGCCGCTCCATCGCGTCGGCCCATCGTGCTGGTCGGCGATGGGGCATTCCAGATGACCGGCTTCGAGCTGGGCACCACCAAACGATTCGGCCTCAACCCCATCGTCATCGTTCTCAACAACAAAGGCTACCTTACCGAGCGATTTCTGCTCGAAGGCCGATTCAACGATATTCCCAATTGGCAATACCACCGATTGCCGGAAGTCATTGGTCATGGTCGCGGCTACGAAGTATTCACCGAATCCGACTTGGACCGCGCGTTGGAATCCGCCTGGCAGAACTCCGATTCGTTTAGTCTCCTGAATGTGCATTTGGCACCTACCGACCACAGCCCCGGCTTGGCACGATTAGGCGAAAACCTCTCGAAACGGGTGTAA
- the obgE gene encoding GTPase ObgE has product MFVDRAEIFVRGGDGGRGASSFRREKYVPKGGPDGGDGGRGGSVIIIAQVNADSLAPLIGRKFWKAEHGQPGTGANCHGRDGKDLIIYVPPGTIIRDRDRGNIIKDLTEHGQSVVVGQGGRGGRGNKHFATSTNRAPRETGPAGEGEARWLALELKVIADAGLIGKPNAGKSTMLSRLSRATPEIADYPFTTKYPNLGIVSLGGDHRLVLADLPGLIEGAADGVGLGHEFLRHVERTRVLVHLIEPFPTDGTTPKTNYEVIRRELELYSPILARKPEVVAISKAELTGSDEIRQQFQEELGREVLLVSAVTGAGLALLVKAISEALANAPKEPEMTHTLPTETVAIWSDSTNESMTDDSLDDSESLDETEARLEDDSEALDETESLLVDDSDFDDSEDLDDEPIILPMKPPVDSESPHG; this is encoded by the coding sequence ATGTTTGTCGATCGGGCGGAGATTTTTGTGCGGGGCGGCGATGGCGGACGCGGAGCAAGCAGCTTCCGGCGTGAAAAGTACGTCCCCAAAGGTGGGCCGGATGGCGGCGACGGTGGCCGTGGCGGGTCGGTGATTATCATTGCCCAAGTCAACGCCGATAGTCTCGCACCGCTGATCGGCCGCAAATTCTGGAAGGCCGAACATGGCCAACCCGGCACCGGGGCCAACTGCCATGGACGCGATGGCAAAGATCTGATTATCTACGTTCCCCCCGGAACCATCATCCGCGACCGCGACCGCGGAAACATCATCAAAGACTTGACCGAACATGGCCAAAGCGTCGTCGTCGGCCAAGGCGGACGTGGCGGGCGCGGCAACAAGCACTTTGCCACCTCGACCAACCGCGCGCCGCGCGAAACTGGCCCCGCCGGTGAAGGCGAAGCCCGCTGGCTGGCACTCGAACTGAAAGTCATCGCCGATGCCGGGCTGATTGGCAAACCAAATGCCGGCAAATCGACGATGCTCAGCCGGTTGTCACGCGCCACCCCCGAAATCGCCGATTACCCATTCACCACGAAATATCCCAATCTCGGGATCGTCTCATTGGGTGGCGATCATCGCTTGGTGCTCGCCGATCTTCCTGGATTGATCGAAGGCGCGGCCGACGGTGTCGGACTGGGACATGAATTTTTGCGCCACGTCGAACGGACGCGGGTGCTGGTCCATCTGATCGAACCGTTCCCGACCGACGGCACCACGCCAAAGACCAACTACGAGGTGATTCGACGAGAGTTGGAGCTTTACAGCCCGATTCTCGCCCGCAAGCCGGAAGTGGTGGCAATCTCGAAAGCGGAACTCACCGGCTCCGACGAAATCCGCCAGCAATTCCAAGAGGAATTGGGCCGCGAAGTGCTGCTCGTCTCCGCCGTCACCGGCGCGGGCCTCGCACTCCTGGTCAAAGCCATCTCCGAAGCCTTGGCGAATGCCCCCAAAGAACCGGAAATGACGCATACCCTTCCCACCGAAACGGTTGCGATCTGGTCAGATTCCACCAACGAATCCATGACTGATGATTCACTTGATGATTCAGAATCGCTGGATGAGACCGAAGCACGGTTGGAAGATGATTCGGAAGCCTTGGATGAGACCGAATCGCTATTGGTAGATGATTCGGACTTCGACGATTCGGAAGATCTCGATGACGAACCGATCATCTTACCGATGAAACCACCTGTCGATTCGGAGTCGCCGCATGGTTGA
- a CDS encoding type III pantothenate kinase: MVDVVIDIGNTQMKWGRCNPTGISAIARLDRDPESWQQQRDDWELRPGTEWWLASVNPSFTEPLIDWLTDQGDVVHRIDHFRQVPVIVDVEFPERVGIDRLMNAAALRSELQPGQAVAIVDAGSAITVDWLTGDGRFLGGAILPGIGLMARALHQYTAALPLVTLHRAPPANPGRNTVEAIERGLFFAARSGIDALIRGYAQQAESPRVVWTGGYAPLLAQEGEIRPDLTLEGIRRVAEWNA; the protein is encoded by the coding sequence ATGGTTGATGTCGTGATCGACATCGGCAACACGCAAATGAAATGGGGGCGTTGCAATCCGACCGGGATCAGCGCCATTGCCCGTCTTGATCGCGATCCGGAATCGTGGCAGCAACAGCGTGATGACTGGGAATTACGGCCCGGCACGGAATGGTGGTTAGCCTCGGTGAATCCGAGTTTCACCGAGCCGTTGATCGATTGGTTGACCGATCAGGGTGATGTTGTTCACCGAATTGATCACTTTCGTCAAGTTCCTGTGATCGTCGATGTCGAATTTCCCGAACGGGTGGGCATCGATCGGCTCATGAACGCGGCCGCTCTGCGCTCCGAACTCCAACCGGGCCAAGCGGTTGCGATCGTCGATGCCGGGTCGGCGATCACCGTTGATTGGCTCACCGGAGATGGTCGGTTTCTTGGTGGGGCCATCCTGCCCGGAATCGGTTTGATGGCGCGGGCGTTGCACCAGTACACCGCGGCATTGCCACTCGTCACACTCCACCGAGCGCCGCCAGCCAATCCCGGACGCAATACCGTGGAGGCGATTGAACGTGGTCTCTTTTTTGCCGCCCGCAGCGGGATCGACGCCTTGATTCGCGGTTACGCCCAACAAGCCGAATCGCCTCGAGTCGTCTGGACGGGTGGCTATGCACCGTTGCTAGCCCAGGAAGGCGAAATTCGCCCAGATTTGACGTTGGAAGGAATCCGCCGCGTCGCGGAGTGGAACGCATGA
- a CDS encoding GTPase yields the protein MSNCLTMQTRVAQLTPPGSAAIATIALVGPESWRVVQTRFATHLGNRLPDQPTSGRTWFGRLGDAIADEVILTVSAETPIPRVEIHCHGGRKIVELLMTMFESAGCIRCRWQELLQLQHPVHLGSAIVHDAMVALTQATTTRTAAILVDQWNGALNRAIDALDFSLRANDAGSAREQLHELTRWTHLGRHLTRPWSVVIAGPPNVGKSSLINALSGYSRSIVSPIPGTTRDIVKVALALDGWPVEIVDTAGVRDTHDRIEQAGIQLAWDKIALADVCIWMLDNADPVVWPAAQLRNLHTVWVRNKADLPMRWDPSLIPGSLPLVATTGEGLEAVIQAVVSELVPEIPPPGTAIPFTESWCERLEGALTSLEATGCQAAWDRLFRGFSGGK from the coding sequence ATGAGCAATTGTCTCACCATGCAAACTCGTGTCGCGCAACTGACTCCGCCTGGGAGTGCGGCGATTGCCACGATTGCGCTGGTGGGACCGGAATCGTGGCGCGTCGTGCAAACTCGATTCGCCACCCACCTGGGGAACCGACTCCCCGATCAGCCGACTTCGGGCCGAACCTGGTTCGGTCGGTTGGGCGACGCCATCGCCGATGAAGTGATTTTGACCGTCAGCGCAGAGACGCCGATTCCACGAGTCGAAATCCATTGCCACGGTGGCCGCAAGATCGTCGAACTGTTGATGACCATGTTCGAATCGGCGGGCTGTATTCGCTGCCGTTGGCAAGAGCTGCTTCAATTGCAGCATCCGGTGCATCTGGGTTCGGCAATCGTCCACGATGCAATGGTGGCATTGACCCAGGCTACCACCACACGAACCGCAGCAATTCTGGTCGATCAGTGGAACGGCGCCCTGAATCGGGCAATTGATGCCCTGGATTTCTCGCTCCGGGCCAATGACGCCGGTTCCGCACGCGAACAACTCCACGAATTAACCCGATGGACGCATCTGGGACGGCACCTTACCCGCCCGTGGTCGGTGGTCATTGCCGGGCCGCCGAATGTCGGGAAAAGCAGTCTCATCAACGCGCTCAGTGGTTATTCTCGCAGTATCGTCTCACCAATTCCGGGGACGACCCGTGACATTGTCAAGGTCGCCCTTGCATTGGATGGCTGGCCCGTTGAAATCGTCGATACCGCCGGAGTCCGCGACACGCACGATCGCATCGAGCAGGCCGGAATCCAACTGGCGTGGGACAAAATCGCGTTGGCGGATGTCTGTATTTGGATGCTCGACAATGCCGATCCAGTCGTCTGGCCAGCGGCGCAACTCCGCAATCTGCATACGGTTTGGGTGCGCAACAAGGCTGATCTGCCGATGCGTTGGGATCCGAGTTTGATCCCCGGATCCTTGCCTTTAGTCGCCACCACCGGCGAAGGACTCGAAGCCGTGATTCAAGCGGTTGTCTCGGAACTCGTCCCCGAGATTCCGCCGCCCGGAACTGCGATTCCCTTCACCGAATCTTGGTGCGAACGTCTGGAAGGGGCATTGACCAGCTTGGAGGCCACCGGATGTCAAGCCGCCTGGGATCGATTGTTTCGCGGCTTTTCCGGCGGCAAATGA
- a CDS encoding class I SAM-dependent methyltransferase, with the protein MQREQWDQRYSNPGLIYGEEPNRFLVEAAHHLPHGPILSLGEGEGRNALYLAGLGFDLLAVDQSSVGLVKAVQRAESSGLTLQTQVVDLKYFPIEPRSWAGILSIFCHLPAELRRDVHARVVAGLRPGGVFILEAYTPQQLGRGTGGPSDRSMLVSAFDLESELVGLEFLHCAELEREVIEGTHHTGMAHVVQLIARKPL; encoded by the coding sequence ATGCAACGCGAGCAGTGGGATCAACGCTATTCCAATCCCGGCTTGATTTATGGCGAGGAGCCGAACCGCTTTCTGGTGGAGGCCGCGCATCACTTGCCGCACGGCCCGATTCTGTCTCTGGGAGAAGGTGAAGGGCGGAACGCACTCTACTTGGCCGGATTGGGGTTTGACCTTCTCGCTGTCGATCAGTCGAGCGTTGGTTTGGTAAAGGCGGTCCAGCGGGCCGAATCATCCGGATTAACCCTGCAAACGCAAGTCGTGGATCTGAAATACTTTCCGATCGAACCACGATCATGGGCTGGGATTCTTTCGATCTTCTGCCATTTGCCAGCGGAACTGCGGCGCGACGTGCATGCGCGGGTGGTGGCGGGGTTGAGACCGGGCGGCGTCTTCATCCTCGAAGCGTATACGCCGCAACAATTGGGACGTGGCACCGGTGGCCCCAGTGATCGTTCGATGTTGGTTTCGGCGTTCGATCTTGAGTCGGAACTTGTCGGGTTGGAATTCCTGCATTGTGCCGAGTTGGAGCGCGAAGTGATCGAAGGCACGCATCACACGGGGATGGCGCATGTCGTGCAGTTGATCGCACGGAAACCGTTGTAA
- a CDS encoding sigma 54-interacting transcriptional regulator: MAPTSQAYLVPRLDDGFGEVISLMAGTRYTLGRAASNRIVLKDDLCSRDHAEIWCEDALWYVRDLGSLNGSKINTQPITGERKLAAKDELTFGRSRFLFVRNLGELPKPLVPPTPTKTAIDADGMAIKKRLRETRYLPTSTNAPTAPETSLPDRSTVMVPSLPERPTRDEAIANLYRLGLRMAAAQTSKELAAIVVDGLLESIPAEVGAVLEVGENREMELVAYRHRNSRVETYHKVSQFVSSEVMSTHDALLAVDVDENSELRNRDSLTELRVTSLLCAPVIFDNRTVGLIHIYTGMLEHPLSQEDLEFALAVAKQLGTAWGHLQRQASLTFENRALRDQLRVESELVGTSEVIRRIESQISRVAATHATVLVRGESGSGKELVARAIHTHSPRRDGPLICLNCAAVTESLLESELFGHERGAFTGATEKMIGKFEAADHGTLFLDEIGEMGLNAQSKLLRVLEGHPFERVGGNVPIKVNVRVVAATNRPLEEAIRAGTFRRDLFYRLQVVEIRVPPLRERLDDVPLLAEHFLKRFVRETGRKIRGFTPSALEKLRSHPWPGNVRELRNVIERAVALSVGSVLDVGDIWLSNLDLLDSRQEVDLDEFLPISLEEMEKRHILKVLNHTDWNKSQAAQILGIERSTLDRKIKTYNLQKDG, encoded by the coding sequence ATGGCCCCGACATCCCAGGCATATCTAGTCCCTCGATTGGACGACGGCTTCGGTGAAGTCATCTCACTGATGGCTGGGACCCGCTACACACTCGGACGAGCGGCGTCGAATCGGATCGTTCTGAAAGACGACCTCTGTAGCCGCGACCATGCCGAAATTTGGTGTGAAGATGCGCTCTGGTATGTTCGGGATCTCGGGAGTTTGAACGGCTCCAAGATCAACACCCAACCGATTACCGGCGAACGCAAGCTGGCTGCGAAAGACGAATTGACGTTCGGGCGTTCCCGCTTTCTCTTCGTTCGCAATCTCGGCGAACTGCCCAAACCGCTGGTTCCACCCACCCCCACGAAAACCGCCATTGATGCGGATGGGATGGCGATCAAAAAACGGCTCCGCGAAACGCGATACCTGCCGACTTCCACCAACGCACCCACCGCACCGGAAACGTCGTTGCCGGATCGTTCGACGGTGATGGTCCCATCACTGCCCGAACGACCCACGCGCGATGAGGCGATTGCCAATCTGTATCGGTTGGGCTTGCGGATGGCGGCCGCTCAAACTTCCAAAGAACTTGCGGCGATTGTTGTGGATGGGTTGCTCGAATCGATTCCGGCGGAAGTCGGTGCGGTGCTGGAAGTTGGCGAAAATCGCGAGATGGAATTAGTCGCCTATCGGCATCGCAACTCGCGTGTCGAGACCTATCACAAAGTCTCGCAGTTCGTCAGCAGCGAAGTCATGAGCACGCACGATGCACTCTTGGCGGTCGATGTGGATGAGAATTCCGAGCTGCGGAATCGTGACAGTCTGACAGAGCTGCGAGTTACTAGTTTGCTGTGCGCTCCGGTGATCTTCGACAATCGAACGGTTGGCCTGATTCATATCTATACGGGGATGCTCGAACATCCGCTCAGTCAAGAGGATTTGGAGTTCGCTCTGGCAGTCGCCAAACAGTTGGGGACCGCCTGGGGCCATCTCCAAAGACAGGCGAGCCTGACCTTCGAAAATCGAGCGCTCCGCGATCAATTGCGCGTCGAAAGCGAGTTGGTCGGAACCAGTGAGGTGATTCGCCGAATCGAATCACAAATTTCGCGCGTCGCCGCCACGCATGCGACCGTGTTGGTGCGAGGCGAATCCGGCAGCGGGAAAGAGTTGGTCGCGCGAGCGATCCACACCCACAGCCCGCGACGCGATGGGCCGCTCATCTGCTTGAACTGCGCCGCCGTCACCGAATCACTCCTGGAGAGCGAACTATTCGGGCATGAACGCGGTGCGTTTACGGGTGCCACGGAAAAAATGATCGGCAAATTCGAAGCCGCCGATCATGGCACCCTCTTTCTCGACGAAATCGGCGAAATGGGGCTGAACGCCCAATCGAAACTCCTGCGCGTGTTGGAAGGCCATCCGTTTGAGCGTGTCGGCGGGAACGTCCCGATCAAAGTCAATGTCCGAGTCGTCGCCGCCACCAACCGACCACTCGAAGAGGCGATTCGCGCGGGCACGTTCCGTCGCGATCTCTTCTATCGCTTGCAAGTTGTGGAAATTCGCGTCCCGCCGTTGCGCGAACGGCTCGATGATGTGCCGCTGTTGGCCGAACATTTCCTCAAGCGATTTGTTCGAGAAACGGGCCGAAAAATTCGCGGGTTCACCCCCTCTGCGCTCGAAAAACTGCGTTCGCACCCTTGGCCGGGCAATGTGCGGGAACTCCGCAATGTCATCGAACGAGCGGTGGCATTGAGTGTCGGTTCGGTCCTCGATGTCGGCGATATCTGGTTGTCGAATCTGGACCTGCTCGATTCCCGGCAAGAGGTCGATCTCGACGAGTTCCTGCCGATTTCGTTGGAAGAAATGGAAAAGCGGCACATTCTCAAGGTGCTCAATCACACCGATTGGAATAAGAGTCAGGCTGCTCAGATTCTTGGAATCGAACGATCGACATTGGATCGAAAGATCAAGACCTACAATCTTCAGAAAGACGGTTGA
- a CDS encoding PEP-CTERM sorting domain-containing protein: MRIRTSIRVMWLSLLTLAGLTLSTAHAGLLPISVNVTPDGGSFQWTYNVVLQTDSSLRPGDYFTIYDFAGYVPGTNSQPANFTFSSALEGPTPPRLLPDDDPTITNLTWTYTGPVIPAGDVLLGSFTIFSTYELKKEGFFTAQSHQSVGGQVDRNITNTEIPVPSEVPEPATLALLGLGAPLLAWMRKRQERRSQPTPQV, from the coding sequence GTGCGTATTCGTACTTCGATCCGGGTGATGTGGTTGTCACTGTTGACCCTGGCCGGTCTGACCCTGTCAACCGCACACGCGGGGTTGCTCCCGATCTCGGTGAATGTCACCCCCGATGGCGGGTCGTTCCAGTGGACCTACAATGTGGTGTTGCAAACGGATTCATCGCTGCGACCCGGCGATTACTTCACCATCTACGATTTCGCCGGATATGTGCCCGGCACCAACTCGCAACCGGCGAATTTCACCTTTTCCAGCGCGTTGGAAGGCCCAACACCGCCGCGATTGCTCCCGGATGACGATCCGACGATCACCAATCTGACCTGGACGTATACCGGCCCGGTGATTCCGGCGGGGGATGTGCTCTTGGGCAGCTTCACGATCTTTTCGACCTACGAATTGAAAAAGGAAGGCTTTTTCACCGCACAATCGCATCAATCGGTGGGCGGGCAGGTCGATCGCAACATCACCAACACGGAAATTCCCGTGCCATCGGAAGTTCCCGAGCCGGCCACCCTGGCGCTCCTGGGACTGGGGGCACCGCTCTTGGCATGGATGCGAAAGCGTCAGGAACGCCGCTCGCAACCCACCCCGCAAGTGTAA
- a CDS encoding metallophosphoesterase family protein: protein MKAIISDIHSNLEALQAVLADIESQGITEIYCLGDVVGYGPNPRECVDLVSRCKVVLLGNHDQGAMFDPDGFNASAERAIFWTRSQLESSAESRDVREKRWEFLSERPRSFREPGYLFVHGSARNPLNEYVFPEDIYNQRKMERIFALVERYCFQGHTHVPGVFTENYQFHSPEELGYSYHLDGRKTLCNVGSVGQPRDGNWKACYIVLDNDTIRYRRVEYDIETTIKKIYAIPELENFLGDRLREGR from the coding sequence GTGAAAGCCATTATCAGCGATATTCATAGCAACCTTGAAGCGTTGCAGGCCGTCCTTGCCGATATCGAATCGCAAGGGATTACCGAGATTTATTGTCTGGGTGATGTGGTGGGATACGGCCCCAACCCCCGTGAATGTGTCGACCTCGTCTCCCGATGCAAGGTCGTGCTGCTGGGCAACCACGATCAGGGTGCCATGTTCGACCCGGATGGCTTTAATGCCTCGGCAGAACGGGCCATCTTCTGGACCCGCTCGCAACTCGAATCGTCGGCGGAATCTCGGGATGTCCGCGAAAAGCGCTGGGAATTCCTCTCCGAACGCCCCCGATCGTTCCGCGAACCGGGTTACCTGTTCGTGCACGGTTCAGCCCGCAACCCGTTGAACGAATACGTCTTCCCCGAAGATATTTATAACCAACGGAAGATGGAGCGAATCTTCGCTCTGGTCGAACGCTATTGCTTCCAAGGGCATACGCACGTTCCAGGTGTCTTCACCGAAAACTATCAGTTCCATAGCCCGGAAGAATTGGGCTATTCGTATCATTTGGATGGCCGCAAGACCCTCTGCAATGTTGGCTCGGTCGGTCAGCCGCGTGACGGGAATTGGAAAGCCTGTTACATCGTCTTGGACAACGACACCATTCGTTATCGTCGGGTGGAATACGATATCGAAACGACCATCAAGAAGATTTATGCCATTCCGGAACTGGAGAATTTCCTGGGCGATCGACTTCGTGAAGGTCGATAA